One Kribbella sp. NBC_00662 genomic region harbors:
- a CDS encoding alpha/beta hydrolase, translating into MREKVSFISDGVACAAWHYPGTNSGCVVMTGGFAVTKEPGTDRFAERFNAAGFSVLAFDHRNFGESAGEPRQVARIPDQLDDWRAAIAYAATLPGVEHVAIWAFSLPGGYILQLASEDLGISAAIAQSPNVDGPTVTRNASRYQTPVAALRLVGRAILDNLGGLLGRKPRLVALAGPPGTVALLNTPDAQQTDEALDPDNRYRDWQQAVAARSVFPAAFYRPLKYAPNVRCPLLYVVCKDDRSALAAPAIAAAKSTPASELVQLPGGHYAPFLAAHEQTVEAELAFLTRHLSGKKQSPGAEKSPQTAG; encoded by the coding sequence ATGCGTGAGAAAGTGAGCTTCATCAGCGATGGGGTCGCCTGCGCGGCCTGGCACTACCCGGGGACCAACAGCGGGTGTGTGGTGATGACCGGCGGCTTCGCAGTGACGAAGGAGCCGGGGACGGACCGCTTCGCCGAGCGGTTCAACGCGGCCGGCTTCAGCGTGCTGGCCTTCGACCACCGCAACTTCGGCGAGAGTGCCGGCGAACCGCGTCAGGTCGCCCGGATCCCGGACCAGCTCGACGACTGGCGCGCCGCGATCGCGTACGCCGCCACGCTCCCGGGCGTCGAGCACGTTGCCATCTGGGCGTTCTCTCTCCCCGGCGGCTACATCCTCCAGCTCGCCTCGGAGGACCTGGGTATCTCCGCCGCCATCGCCCAGTCACCGAACGTCGACGGCCCCACCGTCACCCGCAACGCCTCCCGCTACCAAACGCCCGTCGCCGCCCTCCGCCTGGTCGGCCGCGCCATCCTCGACAACCTCGGCGGTCTGCTCGGCCGCAAACCGAGACTGGTAGCGCTGGCCGGCCCTCCCGGCACGGTCGCCCTCCTCAACACCCCCGACGCGCAACAAACCGACGAGGCCCTGGACCCCGACAACCGCTACCGCGACTGGCAACAGGCAGTCGCCGCCCGCTCCGTCTTCCCGGCCGCTTTCTACCGCCCGCTCAAGTACGCCCCGAACGTCCGCTGCCCGCTCCTGTACGTCGTCTGCAAAGACGACCGGTCCGCCCTGGCAGCCCCCGCGATCGCCGCCGCCAAAAGCACTCCGGCCTCAGAACTCGTCCAGCTCCCCGGCGGCCACTACGCCCCGTTCCTGGCCGCCCACGAACAGACCGTCGAAGCCGAGCTGGCCTTCCTCACCCGGCATCTTTCCGGAAAGAAACAGTCGCCCGGCGCCGAAAAGTCACCGCAAACCGCTGGTTAG
- a CDS encoding TetR/AcrR family transcriptional regulator, with amino-acid sequence MTEERAGYRRSVKSPRGEARRRELLDKVADELGTNGLVDFSLRRAARAAGTTHKVLLYHFDGAEDLLTQAVLQLRERRITRALAAATEGPDERSLADRVRSMWPTLIGEESWVLDQAIGLAMYDAPRYADLARTASRQYLPTLLSLCPESWSAQRRQEVAELILATLRGFLIEWRTSGDAAGIEAGLAALTRALEREEQA; translated from the coding sequence GTGACTGAGGAACGTGCGGGGTATCGACGATCGGTGAAATCGCCGCGGGGTGAGGCGCGGCGCCGCGAGTTACTGGACAAGGTCGCGGACGAGCTCGGCACCAACGGCCTGGTCGACTTCTCGCTCCGCCGCGCCGCCCGAGCAGCTGGAACGACGCACAAGGTGCTGCTGTACCACTTCGACGGCGCCGAAGACCTGCTCACCCAAGCCGTCCTCCAGCTCCGCGAACGCCGCATCACGCGCGCCCTCGCGGCCGCCACCGAAGGCCCGGATGAGCGGAGTCTCGCGGACCGAGTGCGCTCGATGTGGCCGACGCTCATCGGCGAGGAGTCGTGGGTCCTCGACCAGGCGATCGGGCTCGCGATGTACGACGCCCCGCGGTACGCCGATCTCGCCCGGACGGCATCACGCCAGTACCTGCCGACGCTGCTGTCGCTGTGCCCGGAGTCGTGGTCCGCGCAGCGCCGGCAGGAGGTCGCCGAACTCATCCTCGCCACTCTGCGCGGGTTCCTGATCGAGTGGCGGACGAGCGGTGACGCGGCCGGGATCGAAGCCGGGCTGGCGGCGCTGACCCGTGCGCTGGAGCGTGAAGAGCAGGCGTAG
- a CDS encoding class III extradiol dioxygenase subunit B-like domain-containing protein encodes MSVVAAAVCPHPPLLVPDVASGAAPDLDDLRATCLAATDTLATASALVVVGSTPTPPHQSAAAHAARSSSTSAPHLAPATYPAAAGGSFAAYGAPGVRFGEGDAVLPLSLAMGGWLLEQSKAAGLPRTYLAVQTTATPDDCVRLGQEIAAGNDRVGLLVMGDGSARRSEHSPVHLHPRAEIFDTTVASALQHSDLDVLKALDPDLAAELQAAGRAPWQVLAGALEGTALAADLTYHAAPYGVGYLVASFT; translated from the coding sequence GTGTCTGTAGTGGCAGCCGCGGTCTGCCCCCACCCGCCCCTACTCGTCCCCGACGTAGCCTCCGGCGCCGCCCCCGACCTGGATGACCTCCGCGCCACCTGCCTAGCCGCAACAGACACGCTCGCCACCGCATCAGCACTCGTGGTCGTCGGCTCCACGCCGACGCCTCCGCATCAGTCCGCCGCAGCACACGCGGCCCGCTCGTCCTCCACCTCTGCCCCCCACCTGGCACCGGCCACCTATCCCGCCGCCGCAGGCGGCTCGTTTGCGGCTTATGGCGCGCCCGGTGTGCGTTTTGGCGAGGGCGACGCCGTCCTCCCGCTCTCCTTGGCGATGGGTGGTTGGCTGCTCGAGCAGTCCAAGGCGGCCGGCCTACCGCGCACGTATCTCGCCGTGCAGACAACCGCAACGCCGGACGACTGCGTCCGCCTCGGTCAGGAAATTGCTGCAGGCAACGATCGTGTCGGCCTGCTGGTGATGGGGGACGGCTCCGCGCGCCGCAGCGAACACTCGCCGGTGCACCTCCACCCGCGCGCGGAGATCTTCGACACGACCGTCGCATCCGCCTTGCAGCACAGCGATCTCGACGTACTCAAAGCGCTGGACCCCGACCTGGCCGCCGAGCTGCAAGCCGCCGGCCGCGCCCCCTGGCAAGTCCTCGCCGGCGCGCTCGAGGGTACGGCGCTGGCAGCCGACCTGACCTACCACGCCGCGCCGTACGGCGTCGGCTACCTCGTCGCATCATTCACCTAG
- a CDS encoding pyrimidine reductase family protein, translated as MRRLDELSDEELIAVYEVEDRSTPHLRANFVSSLDGAVEIDGKSKALSSDSDSRVFSMVRRLADVVLVGAGTIRDEGYNPLRLSKAAREWRTAAGLTENPTLAIVSSRLELSPVNPVFQSAVRPIVVTHEAAPADRREALGEVADLIVLGAGDVDLQAVVDELAARELPQILCEGGPHLLGALTEADLVDELCLALAPLLAGPGAGRITAGLPTTLTRQMKLKSTLQANDDYLFFRYTREA; from the coding sequence ATGCGTCGACTCGACGAACTGTCCGACGAGGAACTGATCGCCGTCTACGAGGTCGAGGACCGGTCGACGCCGCATCTGCGGGCGAACTTCGTCAGCAGCCTGGACGGCGCGGTCGAGATCGACGGGAAGTCGAAGGCGCTGTCGAGCGATTCCGACAGCCGGGTGTTCAGCATGGTCCGGCGATTGGCGGATGTGGTGCTGGTCGGCGCCGGGACGATCCGTGACGAGGGGTACAACCCGCTGCGGCTGTCGAAGGCCGCGCGGGAATGGCGTACGGCGGCGGGACTGACCGAGAACCCGACGCTGGCGATCGTGTCGTCGAGGCTCGAACTGAGTCCGGTGAACCCGGTGTTCCAGTCCGCGGTACGGCCGATCGTCGTCACCCACGAGGCTGCCCCGGCGGACCGTCGGGAGGCGCTGGGGGAGGTCGCCGACCTGATCGTCCTGGGTGCCGGCGACGTCGACCTGCAGGCGGTCGTCGACGAGCTCGCCGCCCGCGAGCTGCCACAGATCCTGTGCGAAGGCGGCCCGCATCTGTTGGGCGCACTCACGGAGGCCGATCTGGTCGACGAACTGTGCCTCGCCCTGGCCCCACTCCTGGCCGGCCCTGGCGCCGGTCGCATCACAGCAGGTCTACCGACCACGCTCACCCGCCAGATGAAGCTGAAGTCGACTCTGCAAGCCAACGACGACTACCTCTTCTTCCGCTACACCCGAGAGGCCTGA
- the folP gene encoding dihydropteroate synthase: MAIVNRTPDSFFDRGATYATEAAYEAIDKAVADGADLVDIGGVKAGYGEPVSEDEELRRTVDFVAGIRARHPSLVISVDTYRSGVARRVAEAGADLLNDTWAGADPDLVYAAAESGAGLVCSHVGGLSPRTDPHRMAYDDVVADVIRTTTALADRAVEAGVRPDGILIDPTHDFGKNTLQSLELTRRLDELAATGWPVLVAVSNKDFIGETLELPPGQRGNGTLAALTISAWLGARVFRVHDVPAARQALDFIAVLRGSAQPAGTRRSLA, encoded by the coding sequence ATGGCGATCGTCAATCGGACGCCGGACTCGTTCTTCGACCGCGGTGCGACGTACGCGACCGAGGCGGCGTACGAGGCCATCGACAAGGCGGTCGCGGACGGTGCCGATCTGGTCGATATCGGTGGTGTGAAGGCCGGGTACGGCGAACCCGTCAGCGAGGACGAGGAGCTCCGCCGGACCGTGGACTTCGTGGCCGGGATCCGGGCGCGCCACCCGTCGCTGGTGATCAGCGTGGACACGTACCGTAGCGGGGTCGCCCGCCGCGTCGCCGAGGCCGGCGCGGACCTGCTCAACGACACCTGGGCCGGTGCCGATCCGGACCTGGTGTACGCCGCCGCCGAGTCCGGAGCCGGGCTCGTTTGCAGCCACGTCGGCGGGCTCTCGCCGCGCACGGACCCGCACCGGATGGCGTACGACGACGTGGTGGCCGACGTGATCCGTACGACGACCGCGCTGGCGGACCGCGCGGTCGAGGCCGGAGTGCGGCCGGACGGGATCCTGATCGACCCGACACACGACTTCGGCAAGAACACACTGCAGTCGCTTGAGCTGACCCGCCGCCTCGACGAGCTCGCCGCTACCGGCTGGCCGGTCCTGGTCGCGGTGTCGAACAAGGACTTCATCGGCGAGACGCTGGAGCTCCCGCCCGGTCAGCGCGGCAACGGAACACTGGCGGCGCTGACCATCTCCGCCTGGCTCGGTGCGCGGGTCTTCCGGGTGCACGACGTGCCGGCGGCTCGCCAGGCGCTCGATTTCATCGCCGTACTGCGAGGCAGTGCGCAGCCCGCCGGAACCCGAAGGAGCCTGGCCTGA
- a CDS encoding enolase C-terminal domain-like protein, which yields MPRFTEFETYDVRFPTSLDLDGSDAMNTDPDYSAAYVILRTDAGDGLEGHGFAFTIGRGNDVETAAIEALRDHVLGLDLDATLDDLGGFWKSLVHDSQLRWLGPEKGVMHMAIGAVVNAVWDLAAKRAGVPLWKLLSDLTPEQIVDLVDFRYLTDALTPDEALEILRQAKPGRAEREAVLRERGYPAYTTTPGWLGYDDAKLVRLCHEAVADGFTQIKLKVGADLDDDIRRMQLAREAVGPDIRIAVDANQRWDVSDAITWVKALAPYDVYWVEEPTSPDDILGHAAIARAIAPIKVATGEHVQNRVIFKQLLQAGSLSVLQLDSARVAGVNENVANLLLAAKFRVPVCPHAGGVGLCELVQHLSMFDYVAVSGSMQDRVIEYVDHLHEHFLDPVVIRDGHYVAPVRPGFGAEMDAETLTDFRFPGGKIWTDLAEEKK from the coding sequence ATGCCACGATTCACCGAGTTCGAGACGTACGACGTCCGCTTCCCCACGTCGCTGGACCTGGACGGCTCCGACGCGATGAACACCGATCCGGACTACTCCGCGGCGTACGTGATCCTGCGGACCGACGCCGGCGACGGGCTCGAGGGACACGGCTTCGCGTTCACGATCGGCCGGGGCAACGACGTCGAGACCGCGGCGATCGAGGCGCTCCGCGACCACGTCCTCGGGCTCGACCTGGACGCGACGCTGGACGATCTCGGCGGGTTCTGGAAGTCGCTCGTGCACGACTCGCAGCTGCGCTGGCTCGGCCCGGAGAAGGGCGTCATGCACATGGCGATCGGCGCGGTCGTCAACGCGGTCTGGGACCTGGCCGCCAAGCGGGCCGGCGTACCGCTGTGGAAGCTGCTGTCCGACCTCACCCCGGAGCAGATCGTCGACCTGGTCGACTTCCGCTACCTGACCGACGCGCTCACGCCGGACGAGGCGCTGGAGATCCTCCGGCAGGCGAAGCCCGGGCGTGCCGAGCGGGAGGCGGTACTGCGGGAGCGCGGTTACCCGGCGTACACGACGACTCCCGGCTGGCTCGGGTACGACGACGCGAAGCTGGTCCGGCTCTGTCACGAGGCGGTCGCCGACGGGTTCACCCAGATCAAGCTCAAGGTCGGCGCCGACCTGGACGACGACATCCGCCGGATGCAGCTCGCCCGCGAGGCGGTCGGACCGGACATCCGGATCGCGGTCGACGCCAACCAGCGCTGGGACGTCTCCGATGCGATCACCTGGGTGAAGGCACTGGCGCCGTACGACGTGTACTGGGTCGAGGAGCCGACCAGCCCGGACGACATCCTCGGGCACGCGGCGATCGCGCGGGCGATCGCGCCGATCAAGGTCGCGACCGGCGAGCACGTGCAGAACCGGGTGATCTTCAAGCAGCTGTTGCAGGCCGGGTCGCTCTCGGTGCTGCAGCTCGACTCGGCGCGCGTCGCCGGCGTGAACGAGAACGTCGCGAACCTGCTGCTGGCGGCCAAGTTCCGCGTACCGGTGTGTCCGCACGCGGGTGGTGTAGGACTGTGCGAGCTGGTCCAGCACCTGTCGATGTTCGACTACGTGGCGGTGAGCGGATCGATGCAGGACCGGGTGATCGAGTACGTCGACCACTTGCACGAGCACTTCCTGGACCCGGTCGTGATCCGGGACGGGCACTACGTGGCACCGGTGCGGCCCGGGTTCGGCGCTGAGATGGATGCCGAGACGCTGACCGACTTCCGGTTCCCGGGTGGCAAGATCTGGACTGACCTGGCAGAGGAGAAGAAGTGA
- a CDS encoding SDR family NAD(P)-dependent oxidoreductase encodes MTDFAGLRAVVTGGASGIGLAAAQLLAARGAQVVVFDLKPEVDAPLTGIAADVTDDGSIRDAVAAAALQLGGIDIVVNNAGIGAQGTVAANDDDEWHRVFDVNVVGIARVTRAALPHLRKSEAAAIVNTCSIAATAGLPNRALYSASKGAVLALTMAMAADHVREGIRVNCVNPGTADTPWVGRLLDAAADPEAERAALEARQPMGRLVSADEVANAIAYLASPLSGSTTGTALAVDGGMQNLRLPAAR; translated from the coding sequence GTGACGGATTTCGCCGGCCTACGGGCCGTGGTGACCGGTGGTGCCTCGGGGATCGGACTCGCGGCGGCGCAACTGCTCGCGGCGCGCGGTGCCCAGGTGGTCGTGTTCGATCTGAAGCCTGAGGTCGACGCGCCGCTGACCGGGATCGCCGCGGATGTCACCGACGACGGCTCGATCCGGGACGCGGTCGCTGCCGCGGCGCTGCAGCTCGGCGGGATCGACATCGTGGTGAACAACGCCGGGATCGGCGCCCAGGGCACGGTCGCCGCGAACGACGACGACGAGTGGCACCGGGTGTTCGACGTGAACGTGGTCGGCATCGCCCGCGTGACCCGGGCCGCGCTGCCGCATCTGCGCAAGTCGGAGGCGGCCGCGATCGTCAACACCTGCTCGATCGCCGCGACCGCGGGTCTGCCGAACCGCGCGCTGTACTCCGCCAGCAAGGGCGCTGTCCTCGCACTGACGATGGCGATGGCCGCGGACCACGTCCGCGAAGGGATCCGGGTCAACTGCGTGAACCCTGGTACGGCGGACACACCGTGGGTCGGCCGACTGCTCGATGCGGCAGCCGATCCGGAGGCTGAGCGCGCCGCACTCGAAGCGCGGCAGCCGATGGGCCGACTGGTGTCGGCCGACGAGGTCGCGAACGCGATCGCCTACCTGGCCAGCCCGCTGTCGGGTTCGACCACGGGTACGGCGCTGGCGGTCGACGGCGGCATGCAGAACCTGCGGCTCCCGGCGGCGCGCTGA
- a CDS encoding aldo/keto reductase, with the protein MKLFPDDQRVGLGGAPLGNLLGEVSDVEAIATVNAAWDEGWRYFDTAPHYGLGLAEERLGAGLRGKPRDAYVLSSKVGRIIYHADEAAVDDEGFAVDTTRRRRWDFSRDGVLRSIEDSLQRIGTDRLDVVFVHDPDDHYEEAVATAFPTLIELREQGVIGAIGSGMNQSAMLTRFVQEVDIDVIMLAGRYSLIDPDGLDDVLPACLEHNVQVVAVGIFNSGLLSRPRPTAGATFNYEPAAQALLDKANKLADLCESHNTTLPAAALAFPLAHPAVAGIAVGCRTPEEVHTNAALARAQVPTALWSDLKSAGLLRDDAPTP; encoded by the coding sequence ATGAAACTCTTCCCGGACGACCAGCGCGTCGGGCTCGGCGGTGCGCCGCTGGGCAACCTGCTCGGCGAGGTCAGCGACGTCGAAGCAATCGCCACTGTCAACGCGGCGTGGGACGAGGGCTGGCGGTACTTCGACACCGCGCCGCACTACGGTCTCGGACTGGCCGAGGAGCGACTCGGCGCCGGGCTGCGGGGCAAGCCGCGCGACGCGTACGTGCTGTCGAGCAAGGTCGGGCGAATCATCTACCACGCCGACGAGGCCGCGGTCGACGACGAGGGGTTCGCGGTCGACACCACGCGGCGGAGGCGGTGGGACTTCAGCCGGGACGGCGTACTCCGGAGCATCGAGGACTCGCTGCAGCGGATCGGGACGGATCGGCTCGACGTCGTGTTCGTGCACGACCCGGACGATCACTACGAGGAGGCGGTCGCCACCGCGTTCCCGACACTGATCGAGCTCCGCGAGCAGGGCGTGATCGGCGCGATCGGATCCGGGATGAACCAGTCGGCGATGCTGACCCGGTTCGTCCAAGAGGTCGACATCGACGTGATCATGCTCGCCGGCCGGTACTCGCTGATCGACCCGGACGGGCTCGACGACGTACTCCCGGCGTGCCTGGAGCACAACGTCCAGGTCGTTGCCGTCGGCATCTTCAACTCCGGCCTGCTGTCCCGGCCGCGCCCGACGGCCGGCGCCACCTTCAACTACGAGCCGGCTGCCCAGGCCCTCCTCGACAAGGCCAACAAACTCGCGGACCTCTGCGAGTCCCACAACACAACCCTCCCCGCGGCAGCCCTCGCATTCCCGCTGGCACACCCAGCCGTCGCGGGCATCGCAGTAGGCTGCCGCACCCCGGAAGAGGTCCACACAAACGCAGCACTAGCCCGCGCGCAGGTCCCTACAGCCCTCTGGTCAGACCTGAAGTCCGCCGGCCTACTCCGCGACGACGCACCAACCCCGTAG
- a CDS encoding PucR family transcriptional regulator encodes MTPRAELAPSLAAMLTSPGWRDVVVLAGGGNPGRRLTGSVVALEASVHPEPMDGQVLVVLLATDHTDWRIDALISRASAARAGAVLLAGVEPLGRGAQLLAERLQLPVLGCPDPLAAHEQLRRVTAEPEMVRSDLVLRAVSALRRANGDLASVLRTTARVLERPVTLAGADGGTLDGEPLEPGERTALVAALPRVPVGWAAPYRVDLAGGAVLIAVAVLGVGPVCWLVARLPAVVPAEVAAVPEVLSVVAPAVGERLALRRLELERDARQRTSLLGELLHGEPSEATRRRAVDLGWQLDGWHTGIRIGADGQVDVAGRRTDVVEAFDAEGLQAVVVEQGDGWSAWITAVSEPTSTEVQEQAAAIRRVQRRLVQTVDAYVGVGRVQAGPSGIATTLAEAGDAAGLARGRAETGRFLHVDRLGLAQLLLAWTRTDTFQPAAQALLAPIKDQPGDLVTTLAVYLDTESSVAETAAVLGIHRNTAAARIQKIQHLLGVDLTNPDERLALHLASRTTPTE; translated from the coding sequence GTGACGCCTCGGGCCGAGCTGGCTCCGTCACTGGCGGCCATGCTCACGTCCCCCGGCTGGCGTGACGTGGTGGTGCTGGCCGGCGGTGGGAATCCTGGGCGGCGGCTGACCGGGTCTGTGGTGGCGCTGGAGGCTTCTGTGCATCCGGAGCCGATGGACGGACAGGTGCTCGTCGTATTGCTGGCGACTGACCACACCGACTGGCGGATCGACGCCCTGATCAGCCGGGCGTCGGCGGCCAGGGCGGGCGCGGTGTTGCTGGCTGGTGTGGAGCCGTTGGGACGTGGGGCTCAGCTACTGGCTGAGCGGTTGCAGTTGCCGGTGCTGGGATGCCCGGATCCGCTGGCCGCACACGAGCAGCTGCGCCGGGTCACAGCCGAGCCGGAGATGGTCCGGTCTGATCTGGTACTCCGGGCGGTCTCGGCGCTGCGTCGGGCGAACGGTGATCTGGCCTCGGTCCTGCGGACGACGGCCCGCGTGCTGGAACGTCCGGTGACGCTTGCGGGCGCGGACGGCGGCACGCTGGACGGGGAACCGCTGGAGCCCGGGGAGCGGACCGCGCTGGTTGCTGCGTTGCCTCGGGTGCCGGTTGGGTGGGCTGCGCCGTACCGGGTTGATCTGGCTGGCGGTGCGGTGCTGATTGCCGTTGCTGTGCTGGGTGTTGGGCCGGTGTGCTGGTTGGTGGCGCGTTTGCCTGCGGTGGTGCCGGCTGAGGTTGCCGCCGTACCCGAGGTGCTGAGTGTGGTCGCACCGGCGGTGGGGGAGCGGTTGGCGTTGCGGCGGTTGGAGTTGGAGCGGGATGCGCGCCAACGTACGTCGTTGCTCGGTGAACTGCTGCATGGTGAGCCGTCGGAGGCTACGCGTCGGCGCGCGGTGGATCTGGGCTGGCAGCTCGACGGGTGGCACACGGGCATCCGGATCGGTGCTGACGGACAGGTGGATGTCGCGGGTCGGCGTACCGATGTGGTGGAGGCGTTCGACGCAGAGGGTCTGCAGGCGGTTGTGGTGGAGCAGGGGGACGGGTGGTCGGCGTGGATCACCGCAGTGAGCGAGCCGACGTCGACGGAGGTGCAGGAGCAGGCGGCGGCGATCCGGCGGGTGCAGCGTCGGCTGGTGCAGACGGTTGACGCGTACGTCGGCGTCGGTCGAGTGCAGGCTGGTCCAAGCGGAATCGCTACCACTCTGGCCGAAGCCGGTGACGCTGCCGGGTTGGCTCGCGGACGTGCGGAGACCGGTCGTTTCCTGCACGTCGACCGTCTGGGCCTGGCTCAACTGCTGCTCGCCTGGACGCGCACCGACACGTTCCAGCCCGCCGCCCAGGCCCTCCTCGCCCCCATCAAGGACCAGCCCGGCGACCTGGTCACCACCCTGGCCGTCTACCTCGACACAGAGTCCTCGGTCGCCGAAACCGCAGCAGTCCTAGGCATCCACCGCAACACCGCCGCCGCCCGCATCCAGAAGATCCAGCACCTACTAGGCGTAGACCTCACCAACCCGGACGAACGCCTCGCCCTACACCTGGCATCCCGCACGACTCCTACAGAGTAG
- a CDS encoding DUF917 domain-containing protein produces the protein MTTVVREQDLEALVVGVTLLGSGGGGDTGSFGRMLRRRLGDGELVLRDAADVPDALVSPIGVVGATSVLMEKLPSGGEFDTAVRAVSRWAGTDVTGLMPLEAGGLNGLTPLIAALDLGLPVVDADLMGRALPRLDQFSWAVAGRSLTPCALSEPSGQVIVVDNVDAAGLERAVRSFVAHTGGWAVLALAPTPVEDAAADAVQGSLTRALALGRAHAGLEPWATPSDIADGLGGRLLASGRVEQVARHLIADGGAAFGRGSVCVVDSSSRAIIRIETENEYLLALVDGTPAVTTPDLLCLLDRRTLQPIAVDAIRTGDEVLVLALPGPAWWRRSDRITHVGPQAFGLACEPQLLEAS, from the coding sequence ATGACGACGGTCGTCCGGGAGCAGGACCTGGAGGCGCTGGTCGTCGGCGTCACCTTGCTGGGCTCCGGTGGTGGCGGCGACACCGGGTCGTTCGGCCGCATGCTGCGCCGGCGGCTGGGCGACGGCGAGCTGGTACTGCGGGACGCAGCCGACGTACCGGATGCGCTCGTGAGTCCTATCGGCGTGGTCGGGGCGACCAGTGTGCTGATGGAGAAGCTGCCGAGTGGCGGTGAATTCGACACGGCAGTGCGCGCGGTCAGCCGGTGGGCCGGCACGGACGTGACCGGGCTGATGCCGCTCGAGGCCGGTGGGCTCAACGGGCTGACTCCGTTGATCGCTGCGTTGGATCTGGGGCTTCCGGTGGTGGATGCCGACCTGATGGGTCGGGCGTTGCCGCGGCTGGACCAGTTCTCGTGGGCGGTGGCGGGCCGCTCGCTGACACCTTGTGCGCTCAGTGAGCCGAGCGGTCAGGTGATCGTCGTGGACAACGTCGACGCAGCCGGTCTCGAGCGCGCAGTACGCAGCTTTGTCGCCCACACCGGTGGATGGGCGGTGCTGGCTCTGGCGCCTACTCCGGTGGAGGATGCGGCGGCGGACGCGGTGCAGGGGAGTCTGACGCGTGCGCTGGCGTTGGGCCGAGCGCACGCTGGGCTTGAGCCGTGGGCGACACCGTCTGACATCGCCGACGGTCTCGGCGGACGGCTACTGGCGAGCGGTCGGGTCGAACAGGTCGCGCGGCACCTGATCGCGGACGGCGGCGCCGCCTTCGGTCGCGGCAGCGTCTGCGTGGTCGATTCCAGTAGCCGTGCGATCATCCGGATTGAGACCGAGAACGAATACCTCCTCGCGCTGGTCGACGGCACACCTGCGGTCACCACACCGGATCTGCTGTGCCTGCTGGACCGCCGTACCTTGCAGCCCATCGCAGTCGATGCCATCCGCACCGGCGACGAGGTCCTGGTCCTCGCACTGCCCGGACCGGCGTGGTGGCGGCGCAGTGACCGCATCACCCACGTCGGACCGCAGGCGTTCGGGCTCGCGTGCGAACCGCAGTTGCTGGAGGCATCGTGA
- a CDS encoding DUF917 domain-containing protein, which yields MSWKLDIEHLRDLARGAAILGTGGGGDPLIGRLLVEQAIREHGPVTVLDPDELDDDAFVIPTAQMGAPTVIVEKIPRGSEPVGALRALEKHLGRTADATMPIECGGINSMIPLLVAARTGLPVVDADGMGRAFPELQMETFSVYGVPGSPMAIAGEHDETVVIDTGTDNKQMEWLARGITIRLGGVAHIAEYSMTGAEVKRTAVPRTLSLGLSIGRAVREARAAHRDPVEAVRAALAPTLYSHLRVLFRGKVVDVERRTLEGFARGRARFTGYDGTSELELRFQNENLVAEVDGEVVCTVPDLICVLEADTAEPITTEGLRYGQRVTVVGISTPDLMRTPEALAVFGPACFGLDVEFSPVERRGDLVTTP from the coding sequence ATGAGCTGGAAGTTGGATATCGAGCACCTGCGGGATCTTGCCCGTGGGGCGGCGATCCTCGGGACCGGTGGTGGTGGGGATCCGCTGATCGGGCGGTTGCTGGTCGAGCAGGCGATCCGTGAACACGGGCCGGTGACGGTCCTGGACCCGGACGAGCTGGACGACGACGCGTTCGTCATCCCGACCGCGCAGATGGGCGCGCCGACCGTGATCGTGGAGAAGATCCCTCGCGGCAGCGAGCCGGTCGGCGCCCTCCGCGCGTTGGAGAAGCACCTCGGCCGGACCGCCGACGCCACGATGCCGATCGAGTGCGGCGGCATCAACTCGATGATCCCGCTACTCGTTGCCGCCCGCACCGGTCTGCCGGTGGTCGACGCCGACGGCATGGGCCGGGCGTTCCCCGAGCTGCAGATGGAGACGTTCTCGGTGTACGGCGTACCCGGGTCGCCGATGGCGATCGCGGGGGAGCACGACGAGACCGTGGTGATCGACACCGGCACGGACAACAAGCAGATGGAGTGGCTCGCGCGCGGGATCACGATCCGGCTCGGCGGGGTCGCGCACATCGCGGAGTACTCGATGACGGGCGCCGAGGTGAAGCGCACCGCCGTACCGCGCACGCTGTCGCTCGGACTGTCGATCGGGCGGGCGGTCCGGGAGGCGCGGGCGGCACACCGGGATCCGGTCGAGGCCGTCCGGGCTGCGCTGGCGCCGACGCTGTACAGCCACCTGCGGGTGCTGTTTCGCGGCAAGGTGGTCGACGTGGAACGCCGTACCCTCGAAGGCTTCGCCCGGGGCCGGGCGCGGTTCACCGGGTACGACGGGACGTCGGAGCTCGAGCTGCGCTTCCAGAACGAGAACCTTGTCGCGGAGGTCGACGGCGAGGTGGTGTGCACGGTGCCGGACCTGATCTGCGTACTGGAGGCGGACACTGCCGAGCCGATCACCACAGAGGGCTTGCGGTACGGCCAGCGGGTCACCGTGGTCGGCATCTCGACGCCTGACCTGATGCGCACGCCGGAGGCCCTGGCCGTCTTCGGACCGGCCTGCTTCGGCCTCGACGTGGAGTTCAGTCCCGTCGAGCGCCGCGGCGACCTCGTCACCACCCCATGA